In Eriocheir sinensis breed Jianghai 21 chromosome 59, ASM2467909v1, whole genome shotgun sequence, the genomic stretch GGTGGTGAGGGTCGGCGTGGGCGCCGCGCTGAAGTTAGAAAAAGCCTGCGGCGGCGAGTGAAGGGACACGGGCGGCGACAGTGTTGGGGACTGCGGCGCCGCCAGCGTGGTGCGGCTCATGTCCTGCCTCGTGTAGGGGGAGTCGTAGCCGTTGGGGCTGAGGGACTTCTGCGGGGACGCCAGGCCGTTCTGGTAGGAGTGTGGGGACAGGGGCGAGTGCTGGTGGCCCAGGTTGAGGCCCAGGCCGTTGTTGGTGGTGTAGTGCGGCGGCGACATGGAGAGTTTGTCGTACTGGTAAGGCGAGCCCATGGACAGCATGTTGCCCAGGCCGTTGTTCTGCATCACCGTGAAGCTGCCCGACACGTTCCCCGCGTGCCCGTACGCGAACTTGTCCGACACGGTGCTGATGGGCGGCAGCGGCTGCAGCGGCGTGAGTGTGGCATAGCTGCTGGCCGACGACGGCGAGAAGCCCGGCGGCGACATGCGGCCGTTCATCGACGACAGGTTCTGGTAGATGGGCTCCGGCTGGAGGGAACGGAAGTCCGACGCGTCGATCATGCTGGGGACACTAACCTGACCTTCGCGGGGAGAGAGTTCACTGGGACTCAGCAGGCCTGAGTCATGGGAGTCCAACTGAGAGTCCTCGTGCACCACACTAACACTGAGGGGCTCGTCCTTGTAGTTCACGTGAGCCGAGGGCGAAAGTTCCGAGTCGTCCTCCGGGTGGTGGAGGGCGACCGTCTGTGTGTGCAGAATGCGCGGCTGCAGGTCGGGGTCGTCGTCGGGATCGTCGGGATCGGGGCTGTTGTGGTGCGTGGCGAGGGAGAGCGGCGGGTGGTGCGCGGGGGCGAGGTGGTCCGGGCGCGGGGGCACGTGTCGCGCGACTGAGGCGCGCGCGGGGGTCGGCGAGGGGTCGTCGGGCTCTGGGGCTGGAGGGGACGGCGGTGACGAGCAGAGTGGCGAGGCAGCGACAGCCGTGGCGGTGGCGGGCGAGTCAGCAGCTGGAGGACCCGCAGCCCCGCACCCGCCCAGCCCCGGACTCTCGCCGCGCTCCCCCCCGGCCCCGGCCCCCTCGCCTGCCTCGGGCTCGCTCATCTCACCTCTATAGCGGCCTGGCCACGTCCTCCAACACCGTGGTGGCTACACCAGACCGACAACAATACCTTAATCTCGATCCTGGTCGCACCCTGGGAGCCCTGGCCAAGCGAGAAGTCACTAAATTTTCACAAAATCACGAGACTTGCCCTTCCACAGACGTCCATGTTTGTATGGTTACACTTCGCGCACCCCAGTACGCAGCTCGGCCGGGGGTGTGAAGCTAGGCACTCTTTGTTTACATGGACAAAATGTTGCTTTTGCTACCTTATCCAGGCCAGGGACGGCAAAGACCTGAAGCAGCCGCCGCCTTTGTGTGGTGTGTGTCGCGCCCGAACCACACACACCACGGAACACTCTACCGAGAGGGCGCGAGACGAAAAGCTGCAGCCGGCATCGCGCCGCCCGGCCGTTCCAGGCCTGGAATGAGAGGCACTATTCCAGTGGCGTTGGGGGCTGCCATTGTTGGACCTACGGCGTGTTTGGATGGCAGGGAGCGGCGCAGCGGCAAGGGACGCCCCGGGCAGCCACACTCCCCGCGGGGCCCCGAGGAGCACCGGGGCCGCCGGCCACGTCTCCTGCGGGCCGGGACGTATACAAACCCACGTGGGGCGAGCACATGGCGCGGCCCTATTGATCTCACCTGTCTTACCCGATAACTTCCTTTCTTCTGATCAATAGCATTTCCCTCACCAACGATGACAACATGACCTCCGCCAGGCACTAAGCACTCCCCAGGCACGACCCCAGCCGACAACGCCCCCTGCGGCAGCCACACGGCTCCCCTGTGTGCCAGCCGCCGCCGTGGCAGAGAGGCTGGCCTCGTGAAGCAACGGTGACTGCGCGGCCGGAGGTCAATCGCATCCCCGTCACCAGTCAATGAGACACCTGCAGGCCCGGGGCGCCCCTCCACGCCCCCCGGGGCCCCCAGCACCTGCCACCTGGCACGGCACACCTGCACACCTGCACGCCGCCCACCACagcccacacacaccaacacacctggacagcccctcacacacacacacacacacacacacacacacacacacaccacctcctcctcctcctcctcctcctcctccacgtgcgATGAAGGTGCATGGCgggaagagagaggcagggaaagaaaacACGTGGACGGTTGAAGGAAGGGGCTTAGCGGGTGAATGCCTCGGCAGGGGGCGGGAGAgtggaagtgagagggagagggacagagagcgagagagagagaatgaaagggagagagcgagaggagacAGCGACAAAGAATGAATGAGCggggaggaattaaaaaaaaaaaagaagaaaaagggagggaaaaattagaagaaagaatgaaaatgaaagaaaatatttgaactgagagagagagagagagagagagagagagagagagagagagagagagagttattaaaaagggaggaaacaaaagaTGGTAACAGAgacgcaaaaagaggaagagaaggaggaggaggaggaaaaggatatggaggggagaaaaaggagacgaaagagaagtaagataatgaagatgatgagaaaaaaataaagaacaaaagcaaaagagaggaagaaaagaagtctaattaggatcagagagagagagagaagggagaataaaaaaaagggagagatgagagaaaaagggagaaggtagggagggagagggcgaagAACCATACAAGTGTTCTGCCCTcaccattaggaggaggaggaggaagaggaggaggaggaggaggagggggggtgccaGCTGCTTCCACTACAGACCTGATTCCAacccctaattctctctctctctctctctctctctctctctctct encodes the following:
- the LOC126985476 gene encoding hepatocyte nuclear factor 6-like isoform X7, with product MSEPEAGEGAGAGGERGESPGLGGCGAAGPPAADSPATATAVAASPLCSSPPSPPAPEPDDPSPTPARASVARHVPPRPDHLAPAHHPPLSLATHHNSPDPDDPDDDPDLQPRILHTQTVALHHPEDDSELSPSAHVNYKDEPLSVSVVHEDSQLDSHDSGLLSPSELSPREGQVSVPSMIDASDFRSLQPEPIYQNLSSMNGRMSPPGFSPSSASSYATLTPLQPLPPISTVSDKFAYGHAGNVSGSFTVMQNNGLGNMLSMGSPYQYDKLSMSPPHYTTNNGLGLNLGHQHSPLSPHSYQNGLASPQKSLSPNGYDSPYTRQDMSRTTLAAPQSPTLSPPVSLHSPPQAFSNFSAAPTPTLTTTSLNMNGLSGGSGLGSLSPQAVSPHSPNYSPHHHLQVPPSPPPIKQEPTLHSASLGCQLANMTPTMPTTISQSPPHAHMAVTMAQQAMVPTAPMSVATASVGGPQVPMKTPQMATTSAGSVGAGAGEVEEINTKELAQRISAELKRYSIPQAIFAQRVLCRSQGTLSDLLRNPKPWSKLKSGRETFRRMWKWLQEPEFQRMSALRLAASMVTGGYGYADPSRPTGGDPSYYQAGFQVKASSSSCKRKEEQQSHPEQQPAPKKPRLVFTDLQRRTLQAIFKETKRPSKEMQVTIARQLGLEPSTVGNFFMNARRRSMDKWKDDNEGGSKVCGLAPGGTVVHMGQVPQMSNQTNTMSGHCLDEHDL